The following are encoded together in the Streptomyces sp. NBC_00358 genome:
- a CDS encoding DUF3592 domain-containing protein has product MSERRSVQSDSRGKYFFLKGWGSLAGVAAFVVWLAFDPFELTWNQVLGGAVALSAAGAVPSLLLGRWGRARRWADQIPPPGRLTTGLVSTVGTGLVSRVGVPSPLRDPRWARARTTAVGFLMFGTVAGFMGWKAGQEDQLLQNLREHGQRTEASVVAIAGRTEEGWTNSLTVRFSTPPRTVQKTIDVGDGSGNDAKPGGHVAIVYNPTDPTEVRQADRLDGSEADGAHHQ; this is encoded by the coding sequence ATGAGTGAGCGCAGGTCCGTACAGAGCGACAGCCGGGGGAAGTACTTCTTTCTCAAGGGGTGGGGCTCGCTGGCAGGCGTCGCGGCCTTCGTGGTGTGGCTCGCGTTCGATCCCTTCGAGCTGACCTGGAACCAGGTTCTCGGCGGCGCGGTGGCGCTGTCCGCTGCGGGCGCTGTCCCGAGCCTGCTCTTGGGCCGGTGGGGCCGGGCTCGTCGTTGGGCCGATCAAATTCCTCCGCCGGGCCGCCTCACGACGGGGCTGGTCTCCACAGTCGGTACGGGGCTGGTCTCCAGAGTTGGTGTGCCATCGCCGCTGCGGGACCCCCGCTGGGCCAGAGCCCGAACGACTGCTGTGGGTTTCCTGATGTTCGGCACCGTGGCCGGATTCATGGGGTGGAAAGCCGGCCAGGAGGACCAGTTGCTGCAGAACCTCCGGGAGCACGGGCAAAGGACCGAAGCGAGCGTAGTCGCCATTGCCGGCCGGACGGAGGAAGGCTGGACGAACTCCTTGACCGTGCGCTTCAGCACACCGCCCAGGACGGTGCAAAAGACTATCGACGTCGGAGACGGCTCGGGAAACGACGCGAAGCCCGGAGGTCACGTAGCCATCGTCTACAACCCGACGGACCCCACGGAGGTCCGCCAGGCCGACCGTCTGGACGGATCCGAAGCCGACGGGGCACATCACCAGTGA
- a CDS encoding mycothiol transferase — MLAKDILIDGFSRIREEVHATVDGLPPDDLNARPDETANSITWLVWHLTRVQDDHVADAAGTEQVWLTEDWGKRFGLDLPRRDTGYGHTSAKVARVRVESGDLLLGYYDAVHERTLAYLGGLAAQDFERVVDERWDPPVTLGVRLVSVLSDDLQHVGQAAYVRGLVQQA, encoded by the coding sequence ATGCTTGCAAAGGACATCCTCATCGACGGATTCAGCCGCATCCGGGAAGAAGTCCACGCCACCGTCGACGGCCTCCCGCCGGACGACCTCAACGCCCGCCCCGACGAGACCGCCAACTCGATCACCTGGCTGGTCTGGCACCTCACCCGCGTCCAGGACGACCATGTCGCGGACGCCGCCGGAACCGAGCAGGTCTGGCTCACCGAGGACTGGGGCAAGCGCTTCGGGCTCGACCTGCCGCGCCGCGACACCGGGTACGGACACACGTCCGCGAAGGTCGCCCGGGTCCGGGTGGAGTCGGGCGACCTGCTGCTCGGCTACTACGACGCCGTGCACGAACGGACCCTCGCGTACCTCGGCGGACTGGCCGCCCAGGACTTCGAGCGCGTCGTGGACGAACGCTGGGACCCGCCGGTCACCCTGGGCGTACGCCTGGTCAGCGTCCTGTCCGACGATCTCCAGCACGTCGGACAGGCCGCCTACGTACGCGGACTGGTTCAGCAGGCGTAA
- a CDS encoding VOC family protein — translation MRRIALVTLVVDDYDEAIRHYTEALGFRLVEDTPRSDGSRWVVVEPGSDGGGSGLLLARAKNEAQRGRVGDQTGGRVGFFLHTDDFARDHARMRAAGVTFLEEPRHEPYGSVAVFQDLYGNRWDLLQPAG, via the coding sequence ATGAGACGCATCGCCCTGGTCACCCTCGTCGTCGACGACTACGACGAGGCCATCCGCCACTACACCGAAGCCCTCGGCTTCCGCCTCGTCGAGGACACCCCGAGGTCCGACGGTTCCCGCTGGGTCGTCGTCGAGCCGGGCTCGGACGGTGGCGGGAGCGGGCTGCTGCTGGCCCGGGCCAAGAACGAGGCGCAGCGCGGCCGGGTCGGCGACCAGACCGGCGGGCGCGTCGGCTTCTTCCTGCACACCGACGACTTCGCCCGCGACCACGCCCGGATGCGCGCGGCGGGCGTGACCTTCCTGGAGGAGCCGCGCCACGAGCCGTACGGCTCCGTCGCCGTCTTCCAGGATCTGTACGGCAACCGCTGGGACCTGCTCCAGCCCGCCGGCTGA
- a CDS encoding adenosine deaminase → MTAPRIDIDTIRRLPKAVLHDHLDGGLRPATLVELAEKVGHTLPTTDPQALADWYYEAANSGDLVRYIATFEHTLAVMQSREGLLRTAEEYVLDLAEDGVVYGEVRYAPELMVNGGLTLPEVVGAVQEGLAAGMAKAAAAGTPVRVGTLLCGMRMFDRTREIADLAVAFRDAGVLGFDIAGAEDGFPPADHLAAFEHLRRESVPFTIHAGEAHGLPSIHQALQVCGAQRIGHGVRITEDIVDGKLGRLAGWVRDRRIALEMCPTSNLQTGAADSIAEHPITALRDLGFRVTLNTDNRLVSGTTMTREMSLLVEEAGWGIEDLRTVTVNAVKSAFIPYDERKALIEDVVLPGYAC, encoded by the coding sequence ATGACCGCGCCCCGCATCGACATCGACACGATCCGCCGCCTGCCCAAGGCGGTCCTGCACGACCACCTCGACGGCGGTCTGCGCCCGGCCACCCTGGTCGAGCTCGCGGAGAAGGTCGGCCACACCCTGCCCACCACGGACCCGCAGGCGCTGGCCGACTGGTACTACGAGGCCGCCAACTCCGGTGACCTGGTGCGCTACATAGCCACCTTCGAGCACACCCTCGCCGTGATGCAGTCCCGCGAGGGCCTGCTCCGCACGGCCGAGGAGTACGTCCTCGACCTCGCCGAGGACGGTGTCGTCTACGGCGAGGTGCGGTACGCGCCCGAGCTCATGGTGAACGGCGGACTCACCCTGCCCGAGGTCGTCGGGGCCGTGCAGGAGGGTCTCGCCGCGGGCATGGCCAAGGCGGCCGCCGCGGGCACCCCGGTGCGGGTCGGCACGCTGCTGTGCGGCATGCGGATGTTCGACCGGACCCGGGAGATCGCCGACCTCGCGGTGGCGTTCCGGGACGCCGGTGTCCTCGGCTTCGACATCGCGGGCGCCGAGGACGGCTTCCCGCCCGCCGACCACCTCGCGGCCTTCGAGCACCTGCGGCGCGAGAGCGTCCCGTTCACCATCCACGCCGGCGAGGCCCACGGGCTGCCCAGCATCCACCAGGCCCTCCAGGTCTGCGGCGCCCAGCGCATCGGCCACGGCGTCCGCATCACCGAGGACATCGTGGACGGCAAGCTCGGCCGTCTCGCCGGCTGGGTCCGCGACCGCCGGATCGCCCTGGAGATGTGCCCGACCTCCAACCTCCAGACCGGCGCGGCCGACTCCATCGCCGAGCACCCCATCACCGCCCTGCGCGACCTGGGCTTCCGCGTCACCCTCAACACCGACAACCGCCTGGTGTCGGGGACGACGATGACCCGCGAGATGTCGCTGCTCGTCGAGGAGGCGGGCTGGGGGATCGAGGACCTGCGCACCGTCACGGTGAACGCGGTGAAGAGCGCGTTCATCCCCTACGACGAGCGCAAGGCCCTCATCGAGGACGTCGTGCTCCCCGGTTACGCCTGCTGA
- a CDS encoding aldo/keto reductase has protein sequence MTGETITAAAAGTWKLGELTVNRVGFGAMRLTGSAAFHQGTPSDRARSIAVLRRAVELGVDHIDTAAFYFSSLRSSNELINSALAPYADELLIATKVGPFRDYAGEWGDSARPDQLRSHVEENLRQLGRDHLDLVYLRRMRQDSIAEHFGALAELRDAGLIRHLGVSDVEIRHLDEARAIAPVVAVQNRYGLGLPSPEGDAVPRACGELGIAFVPFFAIARNGGSLGPGDRDGDEAEVIAVAEAHDATPAQIRLAWTLHQGPHVLAIPGTGNPDHLAENIAAGALRLTDAQLARLDALHSRGAGDV, from the coding sequence ATGACTGGAGAAACGATCACCGCGGCAGCCGCGGGCACCTGGAAGCTGGGCGAACTCACCGTCAACCGCGTCGGGTTCGGTGCGATGCGCTTGACCGGCAGCGCGGCCTTTCATCAAGGAACGCCGAGCGACCGTGCCCGCTCGATCGCCGTGCTGCGGCGCGCTGTCGAGCTGGGCGTGGACCACATCGACACAGCGGCCTTCTACTTCTCCTCCCTGCGTTCCTCGAACGAACTGATCAACAGCGCGCTCGCGCCGTACGCGGACGAACTGCTCATCGCCACCAAGGTCGGGCCTTTCCGTGACTACGCGGGGGAGTGGGGTGACAGCGCCCGGCCGGACCAGTTGCGTTCCCATGTCGAGGAGAACCTGCGGCAGCTCGGCCGCGATCACCTGGACCTGGTGTACCTCCGCCGTATGCGGCAGGACTCGATCGCCGAACACTTCGGAGCACTCGCCGAGTTGCGCGACGCGGGCCTGATCCGGCATCTCGGCGTCTCCGATGTCGAGATCCGGCACCTCGACGAGGCCCGGGCCATCGCGCCGGTGGTCGCGGTGCAGAACCGGTACGGCCTCGGCCTTCCGTCCCCCGAGGGCGATGCCGTACCGCGTGCCTGCGGTGAACTCGGCATCGCCTTCGTGCCGTTCTTCGCCATCGCGCGCAACGGCGGTTCACTGGGCCCTGGGGACCGGGACGGCGACGAGGCCGAGGTGATCGCCGTCGCCGAGGCGCACGACGCGACGCCCGCCCAGATCCGGCTCGCCTGGACCCTCCACCAGGGCCCGCACGTGCTGGCCATCCCCGGGACCGGCAACCCCGACCACCTGGCGGAGAACATCGCCGCCGGAGCCCTGCGCCTGACGGACGCGCAGCTCGCCCGCCTCGACGCGCTGCACTCCCGGGGAGCCGGGGACGTATAG
- a CDS encoding sodium-dependent transporter has product MHPTTTATSPLTLLRSHLGWAVAIAYLAAATVPAPGLWLRRTHWLGPAHTLELPFRTAPFLLSLVLFTAGLQVPLHELRVLLGRPTALLTGLALHLAAPLLIIPGVAFALRQSPDSDGGSGLITAMILIVAMPVAAGATVWTGKGDGCQPTAVGLVLASTIVSPLTVPVTLTVLGPLLHGAYAGSLADAARTAGSGFALTGVLLPCGAGILCRLVLPRRPTALLVGAAVPSAILASLLLTYVNASGALGPFLAHPEPVLFTAAVGVAATVCGLSFALGLVTARALRLDAPAGASVTLACGMNNSSASAVLITTTLPDRPHVLLPVLAYSLLQKVAAGRVVRAGGRSRARA; this is encoded by the coding sequence ATGCACCCGACGACCACCGCGACGTCCCCCCTCACTCTGCTCCGTAGCCACCTCGGCTGGGCGGTGGCCATCGCCTACCTCGCCGCCGCGACGGTCCCCGCCCCGGGTCTGTGGCTGCGCCGGACCCACTGGCTCGGCCCCGCCCATACTCTCGAACTCCCTTTCAGAACAGCGCCGTTCCTGCTCTCCCTGGTCCTGTTCACAGCCGGTCTGCAAGTGCCGTTGCACGAACTGCGCGTGCTTCTCGGCCGTCCCACCGCGCTGCTGACGGGCCTCGCCCTGCATCTGGCCGCACCGCTGCTGATCATCCCGGGCGTCGCGTTCGCGCTGCGGCAGTCCCCCGACAGCGACGGGGGCAGTGGGCTGATCACGGCGATGATCCTGATCGTCGCGATGCCTGTGGCGGCGGGAGCGACGGTGTGGACCGGGAAGGGGGACGGCTGCCAGCCGACAGCCGTGGGCCTCGTCCTGGCGTCCACGATCGTCAGTCCGCTCACCGTCCCGGTGACCCTGACGGTCCTGGGCCCGCTGCTGCACGGCGCGTACGCCGGCTCGCTGGCGGACGCGGCCCGGACCGCGGGCAGCGGCTTCGCGCTCACGGGGGTCCTGCTGCCCTGCGGTGCGGGCATCTTGTGCCGACTGGTGCTGCCACGCCGCCCCACGGCTCTCCTGGTGGGAGCGGCGGTTCCGTCGGCGATACTCGCCTCCCTGTTACTGACCTACGTCAACGCGAGCGGAGCCCTCGGCCCCTTCCTCGCCCACCCCGAACCGGTCCTGTTCACGGCCGCGGTGGGCGTCGCCGCCACCGTCTGCGGGCTGTCGTTCGCACTGGGCCTGGTCACCGCCCGCGCCCTGCGGCTCGACGCACCCGCGGGCGCCTCGGTCACCCTGGCCTGCGGAATGAACAACAGCAGTGCCAGTGCGGTGCTCATCACCACGACCCTGCCCGACCGCCCGCACGTCCTGCTGCCGGTGCTGGCCTACAGCCTGCTCCAGAAGGTGGCCGCCGGGCGGGTCGTACGGGCCGGAGGACGATCACGCGCACGGGCCTGA
- a CDS encoding LysR family transcriptional regulator, whose protein sequence is MELRHLQHFVAVAEDRHFTRAAERLMVSQSGLSSSIRALERELRAPLFVRTTRRVTLTEAGRALFVEAERILAQVRSAHDAVAAVQGVLRGTLSLGTEQCIAGVHCAKLLAAFRRRHPDVEIRLRQAGSEALAEEVAAGRLDLAFAVRTRADSEHLRSVPLTSEPMTVLCHPDHRLATAAVVTPGELGAEAFVDFHPDWGPRRTTDAAFAAAGVQRTVTLEVNDVHSLLELVHEGLGIAVVPRHFGLKREARALTALPFKGPVEGSYETVAMLPPPEATSPAAQALMMLLDTSREGV, encoded by the coding sequence ATGGAACTGCGCCATCTTCAGCACTTCGTCGCCGTCGCCGAGGACCGGCACTTCACCCGGGCGGCCGAACGGCTGATGGTGTCGCAGTCGGGCCTGTCCTCGTCGATCCGCGCGCTGGAGCGGGAGCTCCGGGCGCCGCTGTTCGTCCGTACGACCCGCCGGGTCACCCTCACGGAGGCCGGTCGCGCCCTGTTCGTCGAGGCGGAACGGATCCTCGCCCAGGTCCGTTCGGCGCACGACGCGGTGGCCGCGGTGCAGGGCGTACTGCGCGGCACTCTCTCCCTCGGCACCGAACAGTGCATCGCGGGCGTCCACTGCGCCAAACTGCTCGCCGCGTTCCGGCGGCGCCACCCGGACGTGGAGATCCGGCTGCGGCAGGCGGGTTCCGAAGCGCTGGCGGAGGAGGTCGCGGCGGGCCGTCTCGACCTGGCCTTCGCGGTACGGACACGGGCCGACTCCGAGCATCTGCGGTCGGTCCCGCTGACCAGCGAACCGATGACCGTGCTCTGCCACCCCGATCACCGTCTCGCGACCGCCGCCGTGGTGACGCCCGGGGAACTGGGCGCGGAGGCCTTCGTCGACTTCCATCCCGACTGGGGTCCGCGGCGCACCACCGACGCGGCGTTCGCGGCGGCGGGCGTGCAGCGGACGGTGACCCTGGAGGTCAACGACGTCCACAGCCTTCTGGAGCTCGTCCACGAGGGCCTCGGAATCGCGGTCGTGCCACGCCACTTCGGTCTCAAGCGCGAGGCCCGCGCGCTCACCGCGCTCCCCTTCAAGGGCCCCGTCGAAGGGTCGTACGAGACCGTCGCCATGCTCCCGCCACCGGAGGCCACGAGCCCGGCCGCCCAGGCGCTGATGATGCTCCTGGACACCTCCCGGGAAGGCGTCTGA
- a CDS encoding phosphatase PAP2 family protein, with the protein MKHADTGDIAGSTAVGGLAAFVLLTLIVTGHDGAPLFGDTELTSWSVAHRPDVALALARGVTYTGTGVVPYALVVVAGLLLGRTARERLRAVVACVCCLAAAQAVRFTVMSLVARPRPPVADWATHASGWSFPSGHTTTSAVAAGLLVVAVLARVPRCRKTLVLLIGGWAVLVGLSRVYLGVHWFSDVVGGWLFATCWLSLLLYVLARFLPRAHSAISAPRLRPGPTTEERPDAPDDHRDVPPHSAP; encoded by the coding sequence ATGAAGCACGCGGACACCGGAGACATCGCCGGCTCCACGGCGGTGGGAGGCCTGGCCGCGTTCGTGCTGCTGACACTGATCGTGACCGGGCACGACGGTGCCCCCTTGTTCGGCGACACGGAGCTCACCTCCTGGTCCGTCGCACATCGCCCGGACGTGGCACTGGCCCTGGCACGCGGGGTGACGTACACCGGGACAGGAGTCGTCCCGTACGCCTTGGTGGTCGTCGCCGGCCTCCTCCTCGGGCGAACCGCTCGGGAACGCCTCCGCGCCGTCGTCGCCTGCGTCTGCTGCCTGGCCGCCGCGCAGGCGGTGCGGTTCACCGTGATGTCACTGGTCGCGCGCCCCCGGCCGCCCGTGGCGGACTGGGCCACTCACGCCTCGGGCTGGTCCTTCCCCTCGGGTCACACCACCACCTCCGCCGTCGCCGCCGGACTGCTCGTCGTCGCGGTGCTCGCCCGCGTCCCGCGCTGCAGAAAGACCCTCGTCCTGCTCATCGGCGGCTGGGCCGTGCTGGTCGGCCTCTCCCGTGTCTACCTGGGCGTTCACTGGTTCTCCGACGTCGTGGGCGGCTGGCTGTTCGCCACCTGCTGGCTGAGCCTGCTCCTGTACGTCCTCGCGCGGTTCCTCCCCCGCGCCCACTCCGCGATATCGGCGCCCCGTCTCCGGCCAGGTCCCACGACGGAAGAGCGCCCCGATGCACCCGACGACCACCGCGACGTCCCCCCTCACTCTGCTCCGTAG
- a CDS encoding NUDIX hydrolase — MRDQGHPEPIRQKREILAYGNRFAEVFDDEVEFPDGTPGRYLRIAPRGGGPGAVVLPIHGMTIGLVQTYRYPVGSWQWGLPRGFSHDGDPLVTARVELREELGVQDAEFELLGAMTPDSGMLATRVALVLARVNDPTGRAVDVREVAATRWLHIRELWKWVAEGRIEDGMSLAALTLAHALDRLPAH, encoded by the coding sequence TTGAGAGACCAGGGTCACCCCGAGCCGATCCGTCAAAAACGCGAGATCCTCGCCTACGGGAATCGTTTCGCCGAGGTCTTCGACGACGAGGTGGAATTCCCGGACGGGACCCCTGGCCGTTACCTGAGGATCGCACCTCGCGGTGGAGGACCAGGCGCCGTCGTACTGCCCATCCATGGAATGACGATCGGGCTGGTCCAGACGTACCGCTATCCGGTGGGATCGTGGCAGTGGGGGTTGCCTCGTGGTTTCTCCCACGATGGAGACCCCCTTGTCACGGCCCGGGTGGAACTCCGTGAGGAACTAGGCGTACAGGACGCCGAGTTCGAACTCCTGGGCGCCATGACACCGGATTCAGGAATGCTGGCGACCCGGGTTGCCCTGGTGCTCGCCCGGGTCAACGACCCCACAGGCCGGGCAGTTGACGTGCGAGAGGTCGCCGCCACGCGCTGGCTCCACATCCGAGAGCTCTGGAAGTGGGTCGCGGAAGGGCGTATCGAGGACGGAATGTCATTGGCCGCACTGACACTGGCCCACGCACTCGACCGTCTCCCCGCCCACTGA